The DNA sequence GTAGCGAATGCGGGGATCGAGCCAGCTGTAGAGGAGATCGACGGCGAGGTTGATCATCATGAACAGCGCCGCGATGAAGAGGATGGTGCTCTGGGTCAGCGGGTAGTCGCGCTGATAGATGGACCAGAGGACGAGCCGGCCGATGCCGGGAAGGGTGAAGACTTCCTCTACCACCACGGCCCCGCCGAGCAGGATGCCCATCTGGAGCCCGGCCACCGTGACGATGGGGATGAGGGCGTTCCGGAGCGCGTGCTTGAGGATGACGGCGCCCGTGGCGAGCCCCTTGGCCGTGGCCGTGCGGATGTACTCGGAACGAAGCACGTCGAGCATGCACGCGCGCGTGGTCCGCGCGATATTCGCTGCGGCCGCCGTGCCGAGGCAGATGGCGGGCAAGGCCATGATGGTCAGGTTGCCCCGCGGGCTCGTGACGAAGTCGACCCACACCACGGACGGCATCCACCGCAGGTAGAGCGAGAAGAACAGGATGAGCATGGTCCCCTGCCAGAAGACAGGCACGGAGAGGCCGAGGAGGGTGCCGATGCGGGTGACATTGTCGAGGGTGCCGTCGCGTCGGGTGGCCGAGACGATGCCCGCCGCCATGCCGAGGAGGAGCGAGAAGGCCACGGCCAGGCAGGTCAGCTCGAGCGTCACGGGCAGCCGCTCGAGAATGAGGGAGAGCACGGGCTTGCCCGTGCGCCACGAGGTGCCGAGATCGCCGTGGGCGAGCTGGCCCATCCACCGCCCGTACTGGACATACCAGGGCTGATCGAGCCCGAAGAAGCGCGTGAGCTGGGCGACCATGGCGGGGCTGGCGATGGCGTCGGCGCCGATCATCTGCTCCACGACCGTGCCGGGCACGAGCCGCAGCATGAGAAAGACGAGCAGGGTCAGCCCCAGGAGCGTCAGGGCCATCGAGTACAGCCGGACGACCAGATACCGAGTCATTCAGCGCCGTGCCAAGGCAGCAATGCTCTCTCATCTTCGCTGGCTCTGACGCTCGAGGACCACCCCTTACCCTGCCCTCTCCCCTGAGGGGAGAGGGATATCAAATGCGAGGGCAGCGCCCCTTTTATCCCCCACCCCTGAGGGGAGAGGGATATCAAGTGCGAGGGCAGCGCCCCTTTTATCCCCCACCCCTGAGGGGAGAGGGATATCCAATGCGGGGGCAGCGCCCCTTTTATCCCCCACCCCTGAGGGGAGAGGGATATCCAATGCGGGGGCAGGGCCCCTTGTGTCCCCCCCTCCTGAGGGGAG is a window from the Candidatus Methylomirabilota bacterium genome containing:
- a CDS encoding ABC transporter permease, with the translated sequence MTRYLVVRLYSMALTLLGLTLLVFLMLRLVPGTVVEQMIGADAIASPAMVAQLTRFFGLDQPWYVQYGRWMGQLAHGDLGTSWRTGKPVLSLILERLPVTLELTCLAVAFSLLLGMAAGIVSATRRDGTLDNVTRIGTLLGLSVPVFWQGTMLILFFSLYLRWMPSVVWVDFVTSPRGNLTIMALPAICLGTAAAANIARTTRACMLDVLRSEYIRTATAKGLATGAVILKHALRNALIPIVTVAGLQMGILLGGAVVVEEVFTLPGIGRLVLWSIYQRDYPLTQSTILFIAALFMMINLAVDLLYSWLDPRIRYS